A genomic window from Arthrobacter sp. FW305-BF8 includes:
- a CDS encoding DUF3499 domain-containing protein: MGAIRQCSRSACRQSAVATLTYVYADSTAVLGPLATYAEPHCYDLCEQHANSLTVPRGWEVLRLAMPSQPPQPGPDDLLALADAVREAASRPASPAPGQRAVHSALEAPAATEGTRRGHLRVLREPS, encoded by the coding sequence GTGGGTGCAATACGTCAGTGTTCCAGGTCAGCCTGCCGCCAGTCTGCGGTGGCAACTTTGACGTACGTCTATGCGGACTCCACCGCCGTCCTCGGCCCGCTGGCAACCTATGCCGAGCCGCACTGCTACGACCTTTGCGAGCAGCACGCCAATTCGCTCACCGTCCCGCGCGGCTGGGAAGTGCTCCGCCTCGCCATGCCCTCGCAGCCGCCCCAGCCCGGTCCGGACGACCTCCTCGCCCTGGCAGACGCCGTCCGTGAGGCTGCGTCCCGCCCTGCGTCCCCGGCCCCGGGGCAGCGCGCCGTCCACTCGGCGCTCGAAGCGCCCGCCGCAACCGAAGGCACCCGCCGCGGCCACCTGCGCGTCCTGCGCGAACCGTCCTAG
- a CDS encoding Trm112 family protein, whose product MPKISPELLSVLRCPVTGSALTQEGEELVSTAAAESGERLRYAIEDGIPLLLPPELRAASTAARSDQHDAGPAAAAPTA is encoded by the coding sequence ATGCCAAAGATCAGTCCTGAACTGTTGTCCGTTCTGCGTTGCCCGGTCACCGGATCGGCTCTGACCCAGGAGGGCGAGGAACTCGTCTCAACGGCGGCGGCGGAGAGCGGCGAACGGCTTCGGTACGCCATCGAAGACGGCATCCCGCTGCTGCTTCCCCCGGAGCTCCGCGCCGCATCCACGGCCGCCCGGTCAGACCAGCACGACGCCGGCCCGGCAGCGGCCGCCCCCACCGCCTAA
- the ahcY gene encoding adenosylhomocysteinase has translation MTFDYKVADISLAEAGRHQIRLAEHEMPGLMSLRREFGPTQPLKGARIAGSLHMTVQTAVLIETLTALGAEVRWASCNIFSTQDEAAAAVVVGTGTVEDPRGVPVFAWKGETLEEYWWTAEQILTWPGADTNPELGPNMILDDGGDATLLLHRGVEFEAAGAVPAAAANDPEEYGIVLDVLRRTLAEDPKKWTRLAAGIHGVSEETTTGVHRLYQLAEQGKLLFPAINVNDSVTKSKFDNKYGIRHSLPDGLNRATDVLMGGKVAVVCGYGDVGKGAAEALRGQGARVIVTEIDPICALQAAMDGYQVARLESVLDQGDIFITTTGNKDVIMAEHMAGMKNKAIVGNIGHFDNEIDMAGLARIPGIRKIEIKPQVHEWVFGGDAADATRSIIVLSEGRLLNLGNATGHPSFVMSNSFANQTIAQIELFTKKDQPEGEREYENQVYVLPKILDEKVARLHLGALGVELTELSKDQAEYLDVDVAGPFKPEHYRY, from the coding sequence ATGACGTTCGATTACAAGGTTGCCGACATTTCCCTGGCCGAGGCCGGGCGCCACCAGATCCGCCTCGCCGAGCACGAGATGCCGGGGCTCATGTCGCTGCGCCGGGAATTCGGACCCACCCAGCCCCTCAAGGGTGCCAGGATCGCAGGGTCGCTGCACATGACCGTGCAGACCGCAGTGCTCATCGAGACCCTCACGGCACTCGGCGCCGAGGTCCGCTGGGCCTCCTGCAACATCTTCTCCACCCAAGATGAGGCCGCGGCCGCCGTCGTCGTGGGTACCGGCACAGTGGAGGACCCGCGGGGCGTTCCCGTGTTTGCCTGGAAGGGCGAAACGCTGGAGGAATACTGGTGGACCGCCGAGCAGATCCTCACCTGGCCCGGTGCTGACACGAACCCTGAGCTGGGCCCGAACATGATTCTCGACGACGGCGGCGATGCCACGCTGCTGCTGCACCGCGGCGTGGAGTTTGAGGCGGCCGGCGCCGTTCCGGCCGCCGCCGCCAACGACCCCGAAGAATATGGGATCGTCCTTGACGTCCTGCGCCGGACGCTGGCCGAGGACCCGAAGAAGTGGACCCGGCTCGCCGCCGGCATCCACGGCGTCAGCGAGGAAACCACCACGGGCGTGCACCGCCTCTACCAGCTGGCCGAACAGGGCAAGCTGCTCTTCCCGGCCATCAACGTCAACGACTCCGTGACGAAGAGCAAGTTCGACAACAAGTACGGCATCCGCCATTCCCTGCCGGACGGCCTCAACCGGGCCACCGATGTCCTCATGGGCGGTAAGGTCGCCGTCGTCTGTGGTTACGGCGACGTCGGCAAGGGTGCCGCCGAGGCGCTCCGTGGCCAGGGCGCGCGCGTGATCGTCACCGAAATCGATCCCATCTGCGCGCTGCAGGCAGCCATGGACGGGTACCAGGTGGCCAGGCTGGAAAGCGTGCTGGACCAGGGCGACATCTTCATCACCACCACGGGCAACAAGGACGTCATTATGGCCGAGCACATGGCCGGCATGAAGAACAAGGCCATCGTGGGCAACATCGGGCACTTCGACAACGAAATCGACATGGCAGGCCTCGCGCGGATCCCCGGCATCCGGAAAATCGAGATCAAGCCCCAGGTCCACGAATGGGTCTTCGGCGGCGACGCGGCGGACGCCACCCGGTCCATCATCGTCCTGTCCGAAGGGCGCCTGCTGAACCTGGGGAACGCCACCGGCCACCCGTCGTTCGTCATGAGCAACTCCTTCGCCAACCAGACCATCGCCCAGATCGAACTGTTCACCAAGAAGGACCAGCCCGAAGGCGAGCGGGAATACGAAAACCAGGTCTACGTGCTGCCCAAGATCCTGGACGAGAAGGTGGCGCGGCTGCACCTCGGTGCCCTGGGTGTTGAGCTCACCGAGCTGTCCAAGGACCAGGCCGAGTACCTGGACGTGGACGTGGCCGGCCCGTTCAAGCCGGAGCACTACCGCTACTAA
- a CDS encoding L,D-transpeptidase produces MTEKNNRKTGKIIAIAAICAAVAAGGIGVATAPGWAKPAPQSEASSPVRNEPGLATPVVKAVELGVTPLDGAKGVNPAVAPSVKAVNGRVQDVVLVPAAGGEAVKGTVSADGSTWTAVDPLLFNTPYNYSYTIVDEAGRETKKAQTFTTVEPANEADAAVYPENGSTVGAGQPIDIVFSEPVTNKAAVEKAVKITVSSKQPVAWHWYSDQKVRIRPEKFWASNSQVTVDMKLFGVEFGNGMIGNFDAKVQFKVGQQRLAVVDDNTKTMKVYFDGKLVRTAPVTLGGSDWLSPSGYAVIMEQERNSKFNAGSIGLKPGDKGYYPPLTVEYANRLTSSGVYVHQALESAWGYVGVSNVSHGCVGLLPVDAAWFFNNMKSGDVVQVLNTGAAPVEPLEGYGDWNIPWAQYAKR; encoded by the coding sequence ATGACGGAAAAGAACAACCGCAAAACCGGCAAGATCATCGCCATTGCCGCCATTTGCGCTGCGGTTGCTGCCGGCGGAATCGGTGTCGCCACCGCTCCTGGCTGGGCCAAGCCTGCGCCCCAATCCGAGGCCTCCAGCCCCGTCCGTAACGAGCCGGGCCTGGCTACCCCCGTGGTCAAGGCGGTGGAGCTGGGTGTGACACCGCTCGATGGCGCCAAGGGCGTAAATCCGGCGGTGGCGCCCTCCGTCAAGGCGGTCAACGGCCGCGTCCAGGACGTTGTGCTGGTGCCGGCAGCCGGGGGAGAGGCCGTCAAGGGCACTGTCAGCGCCGACGGCAGCACATGGACAGCGGTGGACCCGCTGCTCTTCAACACGCCCTACAACTACAGCTACACCATCGTGGATGAGGCGGGCCGGGAAACCAAGAAGGCCCAGACGTTCACCACCGTGGAGCCCGCCAATGAGGCGGACGCCGCCGTGTATCCGGAGAACGGCTCCACGGTCGGCGCAGGGCAGCCTATCGACATCGTGTTCAGCGAACCTGTCACCAACAAGGCGGCGGTTGAAAAGGCTGTCAAGATCACCGTCTCCTCCAAGCAGCCCGTCGCCTGGCACTGGTACTCGGACCAGAAGGTGCGCATCCGCCCGGAGAAGTTCTGGGCATCCAACAGCCAGGTCACCGTGGACATGAAGCTGTTCGGTGTGGAGTTCGGCAACGGCATGATCGGCAACTTCGACGCCAAGGTGCAGTTCAAGGTGGGGCAGCAGCGCCTGGCAGTGGTGGACGACAACACCAAAACCATGAAGGTCTACTTCGACGGCAAGCTGGTCAGGACCGCACCCGTCACCCTGGGCGGCTCCGACTGGCTTTCCCCGTCCGGCTACGCCGTGATCATGGAGCAGGAACGGAATTCCAAGTTCAACGCAGGCAGCATCGGCCTGAAGCCCGGCGACAAGGGGTATTACCCGCCGCTGACCGTGGAGTACGCCAACAGGCTCACGTCCTCCGGCGTCTACGTCCATCAGGCGCTCGAATCGGCATGGGGCTACGTGGGCGTATCCAACGTCTCCCACGGCTGTGTCGGGCTGCTGCCCGTGGACGCAGCCTGGTTCTTCAACAACATGAAGTCCGGCGACGTCGTCCAGGTCCTGAACACGGGCGCCGCGCCGGTGGAGCCGCTCGAGGGCTACGGCGACTGGAACATTCCCTGGGCCCAATACGCCAAACGGTAG
- a CDS encoding RDD family protein translates to MSPLITGEAVVLELRPASFAARALGLLLDVVVNSALLTAILMAMGAALDELDEAAAGALTLVSVVLCFVILPATVETLTRGLSLGKLAAGLRIVRDDGGAIRFRHAVIRALIGFLEIYLTFGGVAIAVALFDGRSRRLGDIVAGTYSLRRRVPVEPSIIPVTPRHLAAWAEAADIGRIPDALGRRAAQFMRQAPRMSPLSRSGMAAALATEMSGFVAPSPPPGTTPDDYLAAVLAERRIRELRRLGAARTESNRIGERLHRLPFTVSRDS, encoded by the coding sequence TTGAGTCCACTCATCACAGGCGAGGCAGTCGTCCTTGAACTCCGTCCGGCGTCCTTCGCTGCCCGCGCCCTCGGCCTGTTGCTCGACGTCGTGGTGAATTCCGCGCTGCTGACAGCAATACTCATGGCCATGGGCGCCGCCCTGGATGAACTCGACGAGGCGGCAGCCGGGGCACTCACTCTGGTCAGCGTGGTGCTGTGCTTCGTCATCCTCCCGGCAACGGTGGAGACCCTGACCCGGGGCCTGTCGCTCGGGAAACTGGCGGCCGGGCTGAGGATAGTGCGTGACGACGGCGGGGCCATCCGTTTCCGCCACGCGGTCATCAGGGCGCTGATTGGGTTCCTGGAGATCTACCTGACCTTCGGCGGTGTTGCCATCGCCGTCGCCCTCTTCGACGGCAGGTCCCGCCGGCTGGGCGACATTGTGGCGGGCACCTACTCGCTGCGGCGCCGGGTACCGGTGGAACCCTCAATCATCCCCGTCACTCCGCGGCACCTGGCCGCCTGGGCTGAAGCCGCGGACATCGGCCGGATTCCGGACGCCCTGGGACGGCGTGCCGCGCAATTCATGCGCCAGGCACCGCGGATGTCGCCGCTGTCGCGCAGCGGCATGGCCGCAGCCCTCGCCACCGAAATGTCCGGCTTCGTGGCACCGTCACCGCCGCCGGGGACCACTCCCGACGACTACCTTGCGGCGGTCCTGGCCGAACGCCGCATCCGCGAACTCCGCCGGTTGGGCGCGGCACGCACGGAAAGCAACAGGATCGGCGAACGGCTGCACCGGCTGCCGTTCACGGTGTCCAGGGACAGCTAG
- a CDS encoding stage II sporulation protein M: protein MDMDAFSAVNSDTWSRLHHLAHQRRLSGADADELLRLYQVTSAHLSLLRSTGPESGLSASLSATLAQARTRFTGARSNFMEDLAQFFVLALPAALYRIRWLTLACGAAFCLVGFAFALWIGTSPEALRAVATEREVQRYVEQDFIDYYSENPAASFAGAVWTNNAWISAQAVALGITGFWVPMILFANAQGVGVAAGMFAAVGKTDVFFSYILPHGLMELTAVFVACAAGLRIFWAMVSPGTRTRSRAVAAEGRSMITVALGLVLVLFVSGLVEGFVTPSTLPVWAKISIGAGVLAAYWWYVLVCGGRAYRAGARGDLGSQDAGYTELAA from the coding sequence GTGGACATGGACGCCTTCTCCGCCGTCAACTCTGACACGTGGTCGCGGCTGCATCACCTTGCGCACCAGCGGCGTCTGAGCGGTGCCGACGCCGACGAGCTGCTGCGCCTGTACCAGGTGACCTCCGCCCATCTCTCCCTGCTGCGTTCCACCGGGCCGGAAAGCGGCCTGTCCGCATCCCTCTCTGCCACTTTGGCGCAGGCGCGTACCCGTTTCACCGGGGCACGGTCCAACTTCATGGAGGACCTGGCCCAGTTCTTCGTGCTGGCGCTCCCGGCCGCGTTGTACCGGATCCGCTGGCTGACCCTGGCCTGTGGCGCCGCGTTCTGCCTCGTAGGCTTCGCCTTCGCCCTGTGGATTGGGACTTCCCCCGAAGCCCTGCGTGCCGTTGCCACGGAAAGGGAAGTCCAGCGGTACGTGGAGCAGGACTTTATTGACTACTACTCGGAGAACCCGGCGGCGTCCTTTGCCGGGGCCGTCTGGACCAACAACGCCTGGATCAGTGCCCAGGCGGTGGCCCTGGGCATCACCGGTTTCTGGGTGCCCATGATCCTGTTCGCCAACGCCCAAGGGGTGGGGGTGGCCGCCGGGATGTTCGCCGCGGTGGGAAAAACGGACGTGTTCTTCAGTTACATCCTGCCGCACGGGCTGATGGAGCTGACAGCAGTTTTCGTGGCCTGCGCGGCCGGGCTGAGAATCTTTTGGGCCATGGTGTCACCGGGCACCCGGACCAGGTCTCGCGCCGTCGCAGCAGAGGGCAGGTCCATGATCACGGTGGCGCTTGGCCTGGTTTTGGTGCTGTTTGTTTCAGGCCTCGTGGAGGGTTTCGTTACGCCCAGCACTTTGCCCGTGTGGGCGAAAATCAGTATCGGCGCGGGGGTACTGGCGGCATACTGGTGGTATGTGCTGGTCTGCGGAGGACGGGCTTACCGCGCCGGCGCGCGCGGCGACCTGGGCAGCCAGGACGCCGGCTATACAGAACTTGCAGCCTGA
- a CDS encoding TIGR01906 family membrane protein, which translates to MKDNTPTPSGRLDPRLDPAANPALDPAEDTDEPAFDWMKPAPAARAAEEEGAAGPAASQPESRADRKAAEAAAAEGAGSDPAPAGRDAAAGRDAATDRDAATDRTTKFRQPSPAGSSAMGTRFSEPKPFSEPRPFSEPLPTSALQVRPPQEEVERRNAEREQAARAKPVLPRFLQVLLAIFYPVILLVLAVRAVTSPLFLWVEYHRPGFPGDGYGFNADDRMTYGSYAVDYLSNWSGPRYLGELVNRSGEKLFKDGEVSHMADVKLVFLSAFGGGALLILISIIAIIHLRRRTPGGVRRGLFAGSIVTLVLIIGLGTLAALGWQQFFTEFHRIFFAAGSWTFALEDTLIRLFPGQFWIDAGLVIAALVLITAVVTLILTWPTRRRRGLAPARKGRKGADGEGDAEGSDVKDDSGTDEAPRTGSVRPVNL; encoded by the coding sequence GTGAAAGACAATACTCCGACCCCGTCCGGACGACTTGATCCGCGGCTGGATCCGGCGGCAAACCCTGCGCTGGATCCCGCGGAGGACACCGACGAGCCGGCGTTTGACTGGATGAAGCCCGCGCCTGCAGCCCGCGCCGCCGAGGAGGAGGGCGCGGCCGGTCCTGCCGCGTCCCAGCCGGAAAGCCGTGCCGACCGCAAGGCGGCGGAGGCGGCCGCCGCCGAGGGGGCCGGGTCAGACCCCGCGCCGGCAGGCCGGGACGCTGCGGCGGGCCGGGACGCTGCGACAGACCGGGACGCTGCGACAGACCGGACCACGAAGTTCCGCCAGCCGTCTCCGGCCGGTTCCTCCGCCATGGGCACCCGCTTCAGTGAACCAAAGCCCTTCAGTGAACCACGGCCTTTTAGTGAACCATTGCCCACCTCCGCCCTGCAGGTACGCCCTCCGCAGGAGGAAGTGGAGCGCCGCAACGCCGAGCGCGAGCAGGCAGCCAGGGCCAAACCCGTGCTGCCCCGGTTCCTCCAGGTCTTGCTGGCCATCTTCTATCCCGTCATCCTCCTGGTCCTGGCCGTGCGCGCCGTGACCAGCCCGCTTTTCCTCTGGGTGGAGTACCACCGGCCCGGTTTCCCCGGGGACGGCTACGGCTTCAATGCGGACGACCGCATGACGTACGGTTCCTACGCCGTGGACTACCTGAGCAACTGGTCCGGTCCGCGCTACCTTGGCGAACTGGTCAACCGCAGCGGCGAAAAGCTGTTCAAGGACGGCGAGGTCAGCCACATGGCCGACGTGAAGCTCGTCTTCCTGTCCGCGTTCGGAGGCGGGGCTCTGCTGATCCTGATCAGCATCATCGCCATCATCCACCTGCGGCGGCGCACGCCCGGCGGAGTGCGCCGGGGGCTGTTCGCCGGCTCCATTGTGACGCTGGTGCTCATCATCGGACTGGGCACCCTTGCCGCCCTGGGGTGGCAGCAGTTCTTCACCGAGTTCCACCGCATCTTCTTCGCCGCCGGCTCCTGGACGTTCGCGCTGGAGGACACGCTCATCCGGCTCTTCCCCGGGCAGTTCTGGATCGACGCGGGCCTGGTCATTGCTGCGCTCGTCCTGATCACAGCGGTGGTGACGCTGATCCTGACCTGGCCCACCCGCAGGCGCCGTGGACTGGCCCCGGCCAGGAAGGGCCGCAAGGGCGCCGATGGTGAGGGCGACGCAGAGGGCAGCGACGTGAAGGACGACTCCGGGACCGATGAGGCCCCGCGGACAGGCAGCGTCCGTCCCGTGAACCTGTAG
- a CDS encoding AMP-dependent synthetase/ligase, whose protein sequence is MREASTELMVALEAGSNVTDLLLDCYRHNPSHAVYARRDASGWQNITAGHFLDQVTALAKGLIAGGLAPGDTVAVLSATRYEWTLVDFAIWFAGGVTVPIYETSSASQVEWILSDSGAGRVFVEDRQKAALLDQVLSASSVLAGRLVPVVRMDYDGEAPNLASLAAAGAGVTDAELERHRSAAALQDVASLVYTSGTTGRPKGCEITHGNFALVARNIVAVLPELLQREDARTLMFLPLAHVLARAVQVVCLTAGVTLGHASGAAQLLDDLGTFKPTFLLAVPRIFEKVHAGAEQKAKDAGKLRLFSLAAGVAVRHSEALDAARRGKGSGPGALLRAQHALFDRLVYPRLRQVFGGNMEYAVSGAGPLNARDTHFFRGAGIAVLEGYGLTETTAPCTVNTPGLTRVGSVGIPIPGTTIRIAEDGEILVRGIGVFKGYHANEAANAEAFADGFFRTGDLGSLDAEGFLTITGRKKDLLVTAAGKNVAPGPLEEKIREHQLVGHAVVVGDGKPFISALVNLDPEGLEHWCSARSVPLLSPAEACTDDAVRSAIQEAVDQANSLVSQAEAIRKFRVLDAAFTVESGHLTPSLKLKRAAVVRDYETEIEELYG, encoded by the coding sequence GTGAGGGAAGCAAGCACGGAGCTGATGGTTGCACTGGAGGCCGGCAGCAACGTCACCGACCTGCTCCTGGACTGTTACCGGCACAACCCTTCGCATGCCGTCTACGCCCGCCGTGACGCCAGCGGCTGGCAGAACATCACCGCCGGGCACTTCCTTGACCAGGTCACGGCCCTGGCCAAAGGCCTCATTGCCGGCGGCCTGGCGCCCGGGGACACCGTCGCCGTCCTCTCCGCCACCCGCTACGAGTGGACGCTCGTGGATTTCGCCATCTGGTTTGCCGGCGGTGTGACCGTGCCCATCTACGAGACCTCCTCGGCGAGCCAGGTGGAGTGGATCCTGTCCGACTCCGGCGCCGGGCGGGTCTTCGTCGAAGACCGCCAGAAGGCGGCGCTGCTGGACCAGGTCCTGTCCGCCTCCAGCGTCCTCGCCGGCCGGCTGGTGCCGGTGGTGCGGATGGATTACGACGGCGAAGCCCCCAACCTTGCCAGCCTCGCCGCCGCAGGGGCCGGGGTGACGGACGCCGAACTGGAGCGGCACCGCTCGGCAGCCGCACTGCAGGATGTGGCGTCCCTCGTCTATACCTCCGGCACCACCGGCAGGCCCAAGGGGTGCGAGATCACGCATGGAAACTTCGCCCTCGTTGCACGGAACATCGTGGCCGTCCTCCCCGAACTGCTGCAGCGGGAGGACGCCAGGACCCTGATGTTCCTGCCGCTGGCCCACGTGCTGGCCCGGGCCGTCCAGGTGGTGTGCCTCACTGCCGGAGTGACTCTCGGCCACGCCTCCGGAGCTGCCCAGCTGCTCGATGACCTGGGAACCTTCAAGCCGACCTTCCTGCTGGCTGTCCCCCGCATCTTCGAGAAGGTCCACGCCGGAGCCGAGCAAAAGGCAAAGGATGCCGGGAAGTTGCGGCTTTTCAGCCTCGCCGCCGGGGTGGCGGTCCGCCACTCGGAGGCCCTGGATGCCGCCCGGCGCGGAAAGGGCAGCGGGCCGGGTGCACTGCTGCGGGCGCAGCACGCACTGTTCGACCGCCTCGTGTATCCCCGGCTGCGCCAGGTGTTCGGCGGCAACATGGAGTACGCCGTTTCCGGTGCAGGCCCGCTTAACGCCCGCGATACGCACTTCTTCAGGGGCGCGGGGATAGCCGTGCTCGAAGGCTACGGCCTGACGGAGACCACCGCACCGTGCACGGTGAACACGCCGGGCCTGACCCGTGTGGGCTCGGTAGGGATCCCGATCCCGGGCACCACCATCCGGATCGCGGAGGACGGCGAGATCCTGGTGAGGGGCATCGGGGTGTTCAAGGGCTACCACGCCAACGAGGCGGCCAACGCCGAGGCCTTCGCGGACGGTTTCTTCCGCACCGGGGACCTGGGCTCGCTGGACGCCGAGGGGTTCCTCACCATTACGGGCCGCAAAAAGGACCTGCTGGTCACGGCCGCCGGCAAGAACGTGGCGCCGGGGCCGCTCGAGGAGAAGATCCGCGAACACCAGCTCGTGGGCCACGCCGTGGTGGTGGGTGACGGGAAGCCGTTCATTTCTGCCCTGGTCAACCTCGACCCCGAGGGACTCGAGCACTGGTGCTCGGCGCGCAGCGTCCCGCTGCTCAGCCCCGCGGAAGCGTGCACGGACGACGCTGTGCGCAGTGCTATCCAGGAAGCGGTGGACCAGGCCAACAGCCTCGTGTCCCAGGCCGAAGCCATCCGCAAGTTCCGTGTCCTGGATGCAGCCTTCACGGTGGAGTCCGGGCACCTGACACCGTCCCTCAAACTAAAGAGGGCCGCCGTCGTCAGGGACTATGAAACGGAAATCGAGGAGCTGTACGGCTGA
- a CDS encoding dolichyl-phosphate-mannose--protein mannosyltransferase, translating to MTQTSVRPDGAEPPITPASAPAAEGRGPLGKRWISRPSEAFTADALTRRLIGGIRTWRDYPPSLRLWFWLVPALAAAVGGVLRFVRLDNPRSLVFDETYYVKDGYSLLVSGYERSWPDKANDAFVAGNPNVLLNTPEYVVHPPVGKWMIAAGMWLFGADNPFGWRFAAALTGTLSVALLALIAQKLFGSLVLGGAAGLLLAVDGHHLVMSRTSLLDIFLMFWVLAAFGALLLDRDDGRRRLAARLGRQAATSPTGRPSTLQLLSGPWLGVRWWRIAAGICLGLAAGTKWSALFFVAGFGLLTVFWDLSARRTAGVRGWISAGITKDGLLAFVSIVPVAALTYAASWTGWFRSTDAYYRRWAETNPSAEWGWLPDSVRSLAHYHFEAYKFHQGLSSEHPYEASAWSWLVMGRPTSFFYESPKQGTPGCDFANCTSAILSVGNPLIWWSAAVALVILLFWWAGRRDWRAGAVLAAVGSGYLPWFMYPERTMFFFYVVSFEPFLVLALVYCLGLVLGKTSDPPWRRRSGLYGVALFLVAAVLISSFFYPVWTAEMITYQDWRLRMWMPSWI from the coding sequence GTGACGCAGACCTCCGTGCGGCCTGACGGGGCCGAACCACCGATTACCCCGGCTTCCGCACCCGCCGCGGAAGGCCGTGGCCCGCTCGGGAAGCGCTGGATCAGCCGCCCCTCGGAGGCATTCACGGCTGACGCCCTCACCCGGCGCCTGATCGGCGGCATCCGTACGTGGCGGGACTACCCGCCGTCGCTGCGGCTCTGGTTCTGGCTGGTTCCCGCCCTGGCGGCCGCCGTGGGCGGCGTCCTGAGGTTCGTCCGGCTGGATAACCCCCGCAGCCTCGTGTTTGACGAGACGTATTACGTCAAGGACGGCTATTCGCTGCTGGTGAGCGGCTACGAGCGGAGCTGGCCGGACAAGGCCAACGACGCGTTCGTGGCCGGCAACCCCAACGTGCTGCTGAACACGCCCGAATACGTGGTGCACCCGCCCGTGGGCAAGTGGATGATCGCCGCAGGCATGTGGCTCTTCGGGGCCGACAACCCCTTCGGCTGGCGGTTCGCCGCGGCGCTGACCGGCACCCTGTCCGTGGCCCTCCTCGCGCTGATAGCCCAGAAGCTTTTCGGCTCCCTGGTCCTTGGCGGCGCGGCCGGGCTGCTGCTCGCCGTCGACGGGCACCACCTGGTCATGTCACGCACGTCGCTGCTGGACATCTTCCTGATGTTCTGGGTCCTGGCGGCGTTCGGCGCCCTGTTGCTGGACCGCGACGACGGCCGGCGGCGGCTGGCGGCCCGGCTCGGCAGGCAGGCGGCCACTTCCCCCACCGGCAGGCCATCCACGCTCCAGCTGCTGTCCGGCCCGTGGCTGGGTGTCCGCTGGTGGCGGATTGCGGCAGGCATCTGCCTGGGCCTGGCAGCCGGCACCAAGTGGTCGGCGCTGTTTTTCGTGGCCGGTTTCGGGCTCCTGACGGTGTTCTGGGACCTGAGCGCCCGGCGGACCGCCGGCGTCCGCGGCTGGATCAGTGCCGGAATCACCAAGGACGGGCTCCTGGCCTTCGTCAGCATCGTGCCCGTGGCCGCCTTGACGTACGCCGCCAGCTGGACGGGATGGTTCCGGTCCACGGATGCCTACTACCGGCGGTGGGCGGAGACGAACCCCAGCGCGGAATGGGGCTGGCTGCCGGACTCCGTGCGGTCACTGGCGCACTACCACTTTGAGGCCTACAAGTTCCATCAGGGGCTCAGCTCGGAGCACCCTTACGAGGCGAGCGCCTGGAGCTGGCTGGTGATGGGCAGGCCCACCTCGTTCTTCTACGAGTCCCCCAAGCAGGGCACCCCCGGCTGTGATTTCGCCAACTGCACCTCGGCCATCCTGTCCGTCGGCAACCCGCTGATCTGGTGGAGCGCCGCCGTCGCACTCGTCATCCTGCTGTTCTGGTGGGCGGGCAGGCGCGACTGGCGGGCCGGTGCCGTGCTGGCCGCCGTCGGCTCCGGCTACCTGCCCTGGTTCATGTACCCGGAACGCACCATGTTCTTCTTCTACGTGGTGTCCTTCGAACCCTTCCTGGTCCTGGCGCTCGTGTACTGCCTGGGCCTGGTACTGGGGAAAACCAGCGACCCGCCGTGGCGCCGGCGCTCGGGGCTGTACGGCGTCGCCCTGTTCCTCGTGGCCGCGGTCCTGATCTCCTCCTTCTTCTACCCGGTGTGGACCGCCGAAATGATTACGTACCAGGACTGGCGGCTCAGAATGTGGATGCCTTCCTGGATCTGA